Within Quercus lobata isolate SW786 chromosome 5, ValleyOak3.0 Primary Assembly, whole genome shotgun sequence, the genomic segment CCGGTTGAACAACATGGTTGTGTGGTCATACGTAATTCAATCCTGtactaaaatatttcatttactTTTTATAGATCAACTTTCAAAATAGGTAGTTGAACTTAGAACCAATCACATCCCAACTCTTCTCTATATAACCATAGTCCAATAGCTACAAGTttctcaaaaacacaaaaaagaagaagcccaaTAGCTAGATTGACCACACCtattcaaaaacataaaatttatctgaaaagaaaacattataGTGAAAACATGAATCACATTTCAAGCCTCGCCTTTGTGCTTCTTTTGACTGTCTTTCCAACCCAAATTCTTTGCCAGACGCCCTTGATGAAACAAGCTTGTGGTTACACCATTTACAAGGTTTTGTGCCTAGAAACTCTTCTATCGGACCCTGGTTCCAAAAATGCTACAACTCTCAAGGAGATAGCCGTAATTTCATCAAGTCATACAGAGAATAAAGCTAACGAAATATATACCCAATTCACCAATCTGAAAAATTCAACAGCGGAGGGGGACTTGAAACAAGCCCTAAGCAGATGTTCTGATTACTATTTATCTGTAGGTGACAGACTTTTTTCTGCGAACTTTTCCTTGAAATATAGCAACTATAAACGTGTTAAA encodes:
- the LOC115990318 gene encoding uncharacterized protein LOC115990318, with the translated sequence MNHISSLAFVLLLTVFPTQILCQTPLMKQACGYTIYKVLCLETLLSDPGSKNATTLKEIAVISSSHTENKANEIYTQFTNLKNSTAEGDLKQALSRCSDYYLSVGDRLFSANFSLKYSNYKRVKEEMTKATVDREMCDQAFEGKPFKSPLSEATTKLSQMQNNAESIINQLKP